One window of Cetobacterium sp. 8H genomic DNA carries:
- a CDS encoding DUF5058 family protein: protein MNGHMIYASHPIIWGTAILGITIVLLQSGLIIKKSISTAKDLGISNEKITKGIKVSAMASIGPALGVVGSLLALLVTMGSPVSTLRLSLIGSSNFEAMAANFGAQAMGSELSTNMLPVVFTNALWTMSLGSMGWIIFVFLFAHKMDKVNGLLTNGRKALLPAVGLGAMLGSFAFFNVGNLMKFNTNPDITVAGISGMIIMVVCLKIGEKMAWLKEWALTFAMFGGAAIGLLAA from the coding sequence ATGAACGGGCACATGATTTATGCATCACACCCAATTATATGGGGAACAGCTATTTTGGGTATTACAATTGTATTACTTCAATCAGGGTTGATTATAAAAAAATCAATATCAACAGCTAAAGATTTAGGTATATCTAATGAGAAAATAACAAAAGGAATTAAAGTGAGTGCAATGGCAAGTATTGGTCCAGCACTAGGAGTAGTTGGAAGTTTATTGGCACTACTAGTTACGATGGGATCACCAGTTTCTACTTTAAGACTTAGTTTAATAGGAAGTTCAAATTTTGAGGCGATGGCAGCAAACTTTGGAGCTCAAGCTATGGGATCTGAGCTATCTACAAATATGTTACCGGTTGTATTTACGAATGCTCTTTGGACTATGTCACTTGGATCTATGGGATGGATTATATTCGTTTTTCTTTTTGCACATAAGATGGATAAAGTTAATGGATTACTTACAAATGGAAGAAAAGCTCTTTTACCTGCAGTAGGACTTGGAGCTATGTTAGGATCTTTTGCATTTTTTAACGTTGGAAATTTAATGAAATTTAATACAAATCCTGATATCACAGTTGCTGGAATATCTGGAATGATTATAATGGTAGTTTGTTTAAAAATTGGAGAGAAGATGGCTTGGTTAAAAGAATGGGCACTTACTTTTGCAATGTTTGGCGGAGCTGCTATAGGACTTTTAGCTGCATAA